A stretch of Brachyhypopomus gauderio isolate BG-103 chromosome 3, BGAUD_0.2, whole genome shotgun sequence DNA encodes these proteins:
- the notch1b gene encoding neurogenic locus notch homolog protein 1b: MHLFFVKLIPLILLIALAKGQRCTEKCQNGGTCVQTPDGRTECKCPVDFAGPVCQFSNPCLSNPCWNGGMCQTVIRDGRADYVCRCQLGFMDPRCLTPTDNPCRSSPCGNGGTCELTSVRTFKCKCPPGWTGKNCQQADPCASSPCANGGQCRPFDSHYICTCLPTFSGETCKQDVNECAQTPSPCKNGGVCVNEVGAYRCNCPADYTGKHCETLYQPCNPSPCLHAGTCVQKGDTSYECSCLPGFIGQNCEENIDDCQDHRCLNGGTCVDGVNTYNCQCKPEWTGQFCTEDVNECDLMPNSCQNGGTCLNTQGGYNCVCVNGWSGDDCSKNIDDCASAACHKGATCHDRVASFYCECPPGRTGLLCHLDDACISNPCQRGSNCDTNPVSGKAICTCPLGYFGSACDQDIDECSLGANPCEHAGRCLNTKGSFQCKCQQGYIGARCELDVNECMSSPCQNDATCLDQIGGFHCICMAGYEGVFCQINTDECASMPCLNNGKCIDKINNYQCECPTGFSGNQCQFDIDECASTPCKNGAKCFDGPNGYTCQCTEGYAGQHCETDVDECRSNPCHYGTCKDGLAGFTCQCQAGYTGRLCEANVNECLSQPCQNGGTCQDRENTYLCVCPHGTSGVNCEINLDDCKSNPCDYGKCIDKINGYECTCKPGYTGKMCNVNIDECAINPCHNGGTCIDGVNGFTCQCQEGYHDPTCQSQLNECLSNPCIHGHCEDRVNGYNCVCDSGWSGINCDINNNECESNPCMNGGTCKDMTSGYVCTCRAGFSGPNCQMNINECSSNPCLNQGTCIDDVAGYTCICVLPYTGENCETLLDPCSSKPCKNSGVCKESADYESFSCVCREGWQGQTCEIDINECVKNPCQNGATCHNSVGSYRCACRAGYTGRDCETDVDDCEPNPCSNGGVCRDGVDGFSCACPPGFRGSKCKEDVNECESNPCRNGANCTDCVNSYTCTCPPGFSGIHCENNTPDCTESSCFNGGTCVDGINTFSCLCLVGFTGMYCQYDINECDSKPCMHGGTCHDSYGTYKCTCPHSYRGVNCQDLVNWCTPSPCKNAGTCRQSGTTYTCQCLPGWTGLYCDVPSVSCEVAAKQRGVDVAGLCRNSGQCLDAGNTHYCQCQAGYTGSYCEEQVDECVPNPCQNGATCTDYLGGYSCECVTGYHGVNCSSEINECLSQPCQNGGTCIDLVNTYKCSCPRGTQGVHCEINIDDCMPFTDPVTQEPKCFNQGRCVDRVGGYHCVCPLGYVGERCEGDVNECLSNPCDPRGTQSCVQLTNNYRCECRAGYTGQRCDTVFDGCKGKPCRNGGTCAVASNTPHGFICKCPPGFGGSTCEYDVQACGALLCRNGGTCVSGPRSPRCLCVPGFGGSECQEPRAGACSAAPCYNGGTCEPSGEAPFFRCSCPADFNGLLCHVLDYGFSGGPGRDVTPAPEVVSHCEAAECEARKGDRVCDSACNTHACDWDGGDCSLNFSDPWQNCSAALQCWRYFNDGKCDQQCHSAGCLYDGFDCQGGGGECNPLYDQYCKDHYADGHCDQGCNNAECEWDGLDCAENVPERRAAGFLVLVVHLPPEQLRSNSSTFLRELSRVLRTHVVFRQDARGEPMIYPYYGSPHELSKHNVKRSLDTWPDASGHDQDHAQVKGSVVHLEIDNRQCYQQTAECFQSATDVAAFLGALASSGNLNMPYVIEAVTGEIQPRAPTPLYLLYVVLAGLVLLAFVVVGMVASRKRRREHGQLWFPEGFKTSEPSKKKRREPVGEDSVGLKPLKNSDISLMDDNQNEWGGDEQADPKRFREQAMLSLDDQQDHRQWTQQHLDAADLRIPSVAPTPPQGEIENDCMDVNVRGPDGFTPLMIASCSGGGLETGNSEEEEDASANVINDFIYQGANLHNQTDRTGETALHLAARYARSDAAKRLLEASADANIQDNMGRTPLHASVAADAQGVFQILIRNRATDLDARMHDGTTPLILAARLAVEGMVEELINCHADVNAIDDFGKSALHWAAAVNNVEAAVVLLKNGANKDMQNNKEETPLFLAAREGSYETAKVLLDHFANREITDHMDRLPRDIAQERMHHDIVRLMDEYNLVRSPPMHSAPLSTTLSPPLCSPNAYLGGMKPSAQSKKARKPSAKAIVCKDGKDLKAKKKKPQDGKGNLLDSSAVLSPVDSLESPHGYISDVASPPLMASPFQQSPSMPLTHLQAMPEAHMGVGHLSMAAKQQDLACLQFDSLPPRLTHLPVAGPAGSGGMNGQCDWLSRMHGGMSQQGQFGAMRTGQSAHHGMMLHGGALPLMMSYQGLSGTHLGTQTHALQPQPMQPGLQQRQQSQPGMQLQHQNSGTAGAGQAFVATELGGGAGELQQGTGGGVPIHTILPQETQLLSAQALASSMASTQFLTPPSQHSYSAGMDNNTPSHQLQGPDHPFLTPSPGSPDQWSSSSPHSNVSDWSEGISSPPTSMQSQIGHIPEQFK, translated from the exons CGAATGCTCCTGTCTGCCAG GTTTCATTGGTCAAAACTGTGAAGAGAACATTGATGACTGTCAAGACCATCGCTGCCTCAATGGGGGAACCTGTGTAGATGGAGTGAACACTTATAATTGCCAGTGCAAACCAGAGTGGACAG GTCAGTTCTGCACCGAAGACGTCAACGAGTGTGACCTGATGCCCAACTCCTGTCAAAACGGAGGCACGTGCCTCAACACCCAGGGCGGATACAACTGTGTGTGCGTGAACGGCTGGTCGGGCGATGACTGCAGCAAGAACATCGACGACTGTGCCAGCGCCGCGTGCCACAAGGGGGCCACTTGTCACGATCGGGTGGCCTCCTTCTACTGCGAATGCCCTCCCGGTCGCACAG GTTTGCTGTGTCACTTGGACGATGCTTGTATCAGTAACCCATGTCAGAGAGGCTCCAACTGTGACACCAACCCGGTCAGCGGCAAAGCTATCTGCACCTGCCCCCTGGGGTACTTCGGCTCTGCCTGTGACCAGGATATTGATGAATGCTCCCTGG GTGCGAACCCCTGTGAGCACGCAGGCAGGTGTTTGAACACCAAAGGGTCCTTCCAGTGCAAGTGTCAGCAGGGCTACATCGGGGCCCGCTGTGAACTAGACGTCAATGAGTGCATGTCTAGTCCTTGCCAGAACGATGCTACATGTCTGGACCAAATCGGAGGCTTCCATTGCATCTGCATGGCag GGTACGAAGGAGTCTTCTGCCAGATCAATACCGATGAGTGCGCCAGCATGCCCTGCCTCAACAATGGGAAGTGCATTGACAAGATCAACAACTACCAGTGCGAGTGCCCCACAG GTTTCTCTGGTAACCAGTGCCAGTTCGACATTGACGAGTGTGCCAGCACGCCCTGCAAAAATGGGGCGAAATGCTTTGATGGACCGAATGGGTACACCTGCCAGTGCACCGAGG GTTACGCGGGACAGCACTGTGAGACAGACGTGGACGAGTGCCGGTCCAACCCCTGCCACTATGGCACCTGCAAGGACGGCTTGGCCGGCTTCACCTGCCAGTGTCAGGCGGGCTACACTGGGCGGCTGTGTGAGGCAAACGTCAACGAATGCTTGAGTCAGCCATGCCAGAACGGAGGCACCTGTCAGGACCGTGAGAACACGTACCTCTGCGTCTGCCCTCACGGCACTTCAG GTGTCAACTGTGAGATAAATCTGGATGACTGTAAAAGCAATCCGTGCGACTATGGAAAGTGCATCGACAAAATTAATGGCTATGAGTGCACCTGCAAACCTGGATACACAG GAAAAATGTGTAACGTCAACATCGACGAGTGCGCCATCAACCCTTGTCATAACGGCGGAACGTGCATCGACGGCGTCAACGGCTTCACGTGCCAGTGTCAGGAGGGCTACCACGACCCCACCTGTCAGTCGCAGCTCAACGAGTGCCTCAGCAACCCCTGTATCCACGGACACTGTGAAGACAGGGTGAACGG TTATAACTGTGTCTGTGACTCTGGCTGGAGTGGAATCAACTGTGACATCAACAACAACGAGTGTGAGTCCAACCCGTGTATGAACGGAGGCACCTGTAAGGACATGACCAGTGGCTACGTGTGTACCTGCCGGGCTGGCTTCAGTG GCCCCAACTGCCAGATGAACATCAATGAGTGCTCCTCCAACCCCTGTTTGAACCAGGGCACCTGCATCGACGACGTGGCTGGATACACGTGCATCTGCGTGCTGCCTTACACGG GTGAGAACTGCGAAACCCTGTTAGACCCTTGCAGTTCCAAGCCGTGTAAGAACAGTGGGGTGTGTAAAGAATCGGCGGACTACGAGAGCTTCTCCTGCGTGTGCCGTGAAGGATGGCAAG GCCAGACGTGCGAGATCGACATCAACGAGTGCGTGAAGAACCCCTGTCAAAATGGCGCCACCTGCCACAACTCCGTGGGCAGCTACAGGTGCGCCTGTAGGGCTGGCTACACGGGTCGCGACTGCGAGACGGACGTCGATGACTGCGAGCCCA ACCCCTGCAGCAACGGCGGCGTCTGCAGAGACGGCGTGGACGGCTTCTCGTGCGCGTGCCCGCCGGGCTTCCGCGGGTCCAAGTGCAAGGAGGACGTCAACGAGTGCGAGAGCAACCCGTGCAGGAACGGCGCCAACTGCACCGACTGCGTGAACAGCTACACGTGCACGTGCCCGCCCGGGTTCAGCGGCATCCACTGCGAGAACAACACGCCCGACTGCACCGAGAG CTCTTGCTTTAACGGCGGCACCTGTGTGGATGGCATCAACACGTTCAGCTGCCTGTGTCTGGTGGGCTTCACGGGCATGTACTGCCAGTACGACATCAACGAGTGCGACTCCAAGCCCTGCATGCACGGGGGCACGTGCCACGACAGCTACGGCACCTACAAGTGCACCTGCCCTCACAGCTACCGCGGGGTCAACTGCCAG GACCTGGTGAACTGGTGCACGCCGTCCCCGTGCAAGAACGCCGGCACGTGCCGGCAGAGCGGCACTACCTACACGTGTCAGTGTCTTCCGGGCTGGACGGGTCTCTACTGCGACGTGCCCAGCGTCTCGTGCGAGGTGGCCGCCAAGCAGCGAG GGGTGGATGTTGCCGGCCTGTGCCGCAACTCCGGCCAGTGCCTGGACGCGGGCAACACGCACTACTGCCAGTGCCAGGCGGGATACACCGGCAGCTACTGCGAGGAGCAGGTGGACGAGTGCGTCCCCAACCCCTGCCAGAATGGCGCCACCTGCACAGACTACTTGGGAGGCTACTCCTGCGAG TGCGTGACAGGTTATCATGGAGTGAACTGCTCCAGTGAGATCAATGAGTGCCTCTCTCAGCCCTGCCAGAACGGGGGCACCTGCATCGACCTCGTCAATACCTACAAATGCTCCTGTCCCCGGGGGACACAGG GCGTCCATTGTGAGATCAACATCGATGACTGCATGCCCTTCACCGACCCCGTGACCCAAGAGCCCAAGTGCTTCAACCAGGGCCGCTGCGTGGACCGCGTGGGCGGCTACCACTGCGTGTGCCCGCTGGGCTATGTGGGCGAGCGTTGCGAGGGCGACGTGAACGAGTGCCTGTCCAACCCGTGCGACCCGCGGGGCACGCAGAGCTGCGTGCAGCTCACCAACAACTACCGCTGCGAGTGCCGCGCTGGCTACACAG gccAGCGCTGTGACACCGTGTTCGACGGCTGTAAAGGGAAGCCGTGTCGGAACGGAGGGACGTGTGCAGTGGCCAGTAACACTCCTCACGGATTCATTTGTAAATGCCCCCCT GGCTTCGGCGGCTCCACCTGCGAGTATGACGTCCAGGCTTGTGGCGCCCTCCTCTGTCGGAACGGTGGCACCTGCGTCTCCGGGCCCAGGAGCCCGCGGTGCCTGTGCGTGCCGGGCTTCGGCGGGTCCGAGTGCCAGGAGCCGCGGGCGGGGGCGTGCTCCGCCGCGCCCTGCTACAATGGCGGCACGTGCGAGCCCAGCGGCGAGGCGCCCTTCTTCCGCTGCTCCTGCCCGGCCGATTTCAACGGCCTGCTGTGTCACGTGCTGGACTACGGCTTCTCCGGCGGGCCGGGCCGCGACGTCACGCCGGCGCCGGAGGTGGTGTCGCACTGCGAGGCGGCCGAGTGCGAGGCCAGGAAAGGTGACCGCGTGTGCGACAGCGCGTGCAACACCCACGCGTGCGACTGGGACGGCGGCGACTGCTCCCTCAACTTCAGCGACCCCTGGCAGAACTGTAGCGCCGCCCTGCAGTGCTGGAGGTACTTCAACGACGGGAAGTGCGACCAGCAGTGTCACAGCGCCGGCTGCCTCTACGACGGCTTTGACTGCCAGGGGGGCGGAGGCGAGTGCAA CCCTCTGTACGACCAGTACTGCAAAGACCACTACGCGGACGGCCACTGCGACCAGGGCTGCAACAACGCAGAGTGCGAGTGGGACGGTCTGGACTGCGCCGAGAACGTCCCGGAGCGCCGAGCCGCGGGTTTCCTGGTGCTGGTGGTGCACCTGCCACCCGAGCAGCTGCGTAGCAACTCCTCCACGTTCCTGCGTGAGCTGAGCCGCGTGCTCCGCACCCACGTGGTGTTCCGGCAGGACGCGCGGGGCGAGCCCATGATCTACCCCTACTACGGCAGCCCGCACGAGCTCAGCAAGCACAACGTCAAGCGCTCGCTCGACACCTGGCCCGACGCCTCGGGTCACGACCAGGACCACGCGCAGGTCAAAGG TTCGGTGGTTCACCTGGAGATCGACAACCGCCAGTGCTACCAGCAGACAGCCGAGTGTTTCCAGAGCGCGACGGACGTGGCGGCCTTCCTGGGCGCCCTCGCCTCCAGCGGCAACCTCAACATGCCGTACGTCATCGAGGCCGTCACCG GCGAGATTCAACCACGAGCGCCCACACCGCTCTACCTGCTGTACGTGGTGCTGGCCGGCCTGGTGCTGCTGGCCTTCGTGGTGGTGGGCATGGTGGCCTCACGCAAGCGCCGTCGTGAGCACGGCCAGCTCTGGTTCCCCGAGGGCTTCAAAACCAGTGAGCCCAGCAAGAAGAAGAGAAGGGAGCCCGTCGGCGAGGACTCGGTCGGCTTGAA ACCATTGAAGAACTCTGATATTTCACTGATGGACGACAATCAGAACGAATGGGGAGGAGACGAGCAGGCAGACCCCAAGCGTTTCAGG gagcaAGCAATGTTAAGTCTTGATGACCAGCAGGACCATCGGCAGTGGACTCAGCAGCACCTGGACGCAGCTGACCTGCGAATCCCATCCGTGGCCCCTACGCCCCCTCAGGGCGAGATCGAGAACGACTGCATGGACGTCAATGTCCGTGGACCAG ATGGTTTCACCCCATTGATGATCGCGTCATGTAGCGGCGGTGGACTGGAAACCGGCaacagtgaggaagaggaggacgccTCGGCCAACGTCATCAATGACTTTATCTATCAGGGTGCCAACCTGCACAACCAGACAGACCGCACGGGTGAGACCGCCCTGCACCTGGCCGCCCGCTACGCCCGCTCCGATGCTGCCAAGCGACTTTTGGAGGCCAGCGCTGATGCCAACATCCAGGACAACATGGGCAGGACACCCCTGCACGCCTCGGTAGCGGCCGACGCACAGGGAGTCTTCCAG ATTTTGATCCGAAACCGGGCCACGGACTTGGATGCGCGCATGCACGATGGCACCACCCCGTTGATCCTGGCGGCCCGTCTGGCTGTGGAGGGCATGGTGGAGGAGCTCATCAACTGCCATGCAGACGTCAACGCCATCGACGACTTTG GCAAGTCTGCTCTGCACTGGGCCGCAGCGGTCAACAACGTGGAGGCGGCCGTGGTGCTGCTGAAGAACGGAGCCAACAAGGACATGCAGAACAACAAG GAGGAGACGCCTCTGTTTCTGGCAGCCAGGGAAGGCAGCTACGAGACGGCCAAAGTCCTGCTGGACCACTTCGCCAACCGGGAGATCACGGACCACATGGACCGGCTGCCGCGGGATATCGCTCAGGAACGCATGCACCACGACATCGTGCGCCTCATGGACGAGTACAACCTGGTGCGCAGTCCCCCCATGCACAGTGCCCCGCTCAgcaccaccctctctccacctctctgctCCCCCAACGCCTACCTGGGTGGCATGAAGCCCTCCGCCCAGAGCAAGAAGGCCCGCAAGCCCAGCGCCAAGGCCATCGTCTGCAAGGATGGCAAGGACTTAAAGGCTAAGAAAAAGAAACCCCAAGACGGGAAGGGGAACTTGCTGGACAGCTCGGCCGTGCTGTCGCCCGTCGACTCCCTGGAGTCGCCCCATGGGTACATCTCAGACGTGGCCTCGCCGCCCCTAATGGCATCGCCCTTCCAGCAGTCCCCGTCCATGCCCCTCACCCACCTGCAGGCCATGCCGGAAGCCCACATGGGCGTCGGCCACCTGAGCATGGCCGCCAAGCAGCAGGATCTGGCCTGTCTGCAGTTCGACTCCCTGCCCCCGCGCCTCACCCACCTGCCCGTGGCCGGCCCGGCCGGCTCGGGAGGCATGAACGGCCAGTGCGACTGGCTGAGCAGGATGCACGGTGGCATGAGCCAGCAGGGCCAGTTTGGGGCCATGAGGACGGGCCAGTCCGCCCACCACGGAATGATGCTGCACGGCGGTGCCCTCCCCCTGATGATGAGCTACCAGGGTCTGTCCGGCACGCACCTCGGCACGCAGACGCATGCCCTGCAGCCGCAGCCAATGCAGCCGGGCCTACAGCAGAGGCAGCAGTCGCAGCCCGGAATGCAGCTGCAGCACCAGAACTCCGGCACGGCGGGCGCCGGCCAGGCTTTCGTCGCCACCGAGCTGGGCGGGGGCGCGGGGGAGCTGCAGCAGGGGACTGGGGGCGGCGTGcccatccacaccatcctcccCCAGGAGACGCAGCTGCTGAGCGCCCAGGCGCTGGCCTCCAGCATGGCCAGCACGCAGTTCCTCACGCCCCCCTCCCAGCACAGCTACTCTGCAGGCATGGACAACAACACGCCCAGCCACCAGCTCCAGGGGCCTGACCACCCTTTCCTAACGCCCTCCCCCGGCTCGCCAGACCAGTGGTCCAGCTCCTCGCCTCACTCCAATGTGTCCGACTGGTCAGAAGGCATCTCCAGTCCACCCACCAGCATGCAGTCCCAAATCGGACACATTCCCGAGCAGTTTAAGTAA